From a region of the Eulemur rufifrons isolate Redbay chromosome 7, OSU_ERuf_1, whole genome shotgun sequence genome:
- the GPR87 gene encoding G-protein coupled receptor 87 — translation MGVNLTLAKLPNNELHGHTPSNTSDGPGKNTTHYNEFDTVILPVLYLIIFVASILLNGLAVWIFFHIRNKTSFIFYLKNIVVADLIMTLTFPFRIVHDAGFGPWYFEFILCRYTSVLFYANMYTSIVFLGLISIDRYLKVVKPFGDSRMYSITFTKVLSICVWVIMAVLSLPNIILTNGQPTKENVHDCIKLKSPLGAKWHKAVIYVNSCLFVVVLVILIGCYIAISRYIHKSSRQFISQSSRKRKHNQSIRVVVAVFFTCFLPYHLCRIPFTFSHLERLLDESAHKILYYCKEMTLFLSACNVCLDPIIYFFMCRSFSRRLFKKSNIRTRSESIRSLQSVRRSEVRIYYDYTDV, via the exons ATGGGGGTCAACTTGACACTTGCAAAATTACCAA ATAACGAGCTGCACGGCCACACTCCAAGTAACACCAGCGATGGACCTGGAAAGAACACGACCCACTACAACGAATTTGACACTGTCATCTTGCCTGTGCTTTACCTCATTATATTTGTGGCAAGCATCTTGCTGAATGGTCTGGCAGTATGGATCTTCTTCCACATTAGGAATAAAACCAGCTTCATATTTTATCTCAAAAACATAGTGGTTGCTGACCTCATAATGACGCTGACATTTCCATTTCGTATAGTCCACGATGCAGGATTTGGACCTTGGTACTTCGAGTTTATCCTCTGCAGATACACCTCAGTTTTGTTCTATGCAAATATGTATACTTCCATTGTGTTTCTTGGGCTGATAAGTATTGATCGCTATCTAAAGGTGGTAAAGCCGTTTGGGGACTCTCGCATGTACAGCATAACATTTACGAAGGTTTTATCTATTTGTGTTTGGGTGATCATGGCTGTTCTGTCTTTGCCAAACATCATCCTAACAAATGGTCAACCAACCAAGGAAAACGTTCATGACTGCATAAAACTCAAAAGTCCCTTGGGGGCCAAATGGCATAAAGCAGTCATCTACGTCAACAGCTGCTTGTTTGTGGTTGTGCTGGTGATTCTGATTGGATGCTACATAGCCATATCCAGGTATATCCACAAATCCAGCAGGCAATTCATAAGTCAGTCAAGCCGAAAGCGAAAACATAACCAGAGCATCAGGGTGGTTGTGGCTGTGTTTTTCACTTGCTTTCTACCCTATCACTTGTGCAGAATTCCTTTTACTTTTAGTCACTTAGAAAGGCTTTTAGATGAATCTGCACATAAAATCTTGTATTACTGCAAAGAAATGACACTTTTCTTGTCTGCGTGCAATGTGTGCCTGGATCcaataatttactttttcatgTGTAGGTCATTTTCAAGAAGGCTATTCAAGAAATCAAATATCAGAACCAGAAGCGAAAGCATCAGATCTCTGCAAAGTGTCAGAAGATCGGAAGTCCGCATATATTACGATTATACTGATGTGTAG